The following proteins come from a genomic window of Nostoc sp. ATCC 53789:
- a CDS encoding TIGR03960 family B12-binding radical SAM protein, which produces MTVAVEKLITSDILKPGRYLGNERLAVHKAWDKTAIRWVLTYPEVYEVGASNLGHIILYNILNAQPRQLCDRAYLPGKDLAAKLRETNTPLFAVESKRSLTEFDILGFSLSYELGATNILEMLDLAGIPLTWRERQKAVEAGGEFTNLQSQFPLIFAGGQTATSNPEPYADFFDFIALGDGEELLPEIGLVLEEGKQAGLSRENLLLDLAQIPGVYVPQFYDMAEDGSVHPRRSDVPKRILRRVATPIPAYSIGLVPYVETVHDRLTIEIRRGCTRGCRFCQPGMLTRPARDVEPDKVVEAIEQGMRATGYNEFSLLSLSCSDYLSLPAVGMEIKNRLKNENISLTLPSQRVDRFDENIANILGGTRQGGLTFAPEAGTQRMRDIVNKGLTNEELLRGVKTAWEQGWDKIKLYFMIGLPGETDVDVLGIAETVSWLQRECRGKGRKPLNFNLTISNFTPKPHTPFQWHSVSTTEFKRKQNLLRQEFRRMKGMKVNFTDVRISAMEDFVGRGDRNLSKVVRRAWELGAGMDSWYENLDQAFSAWGDAIAGADLDWKYRQVENGEWNLFHAQEQNKSPDAENAQFLNPHSLDTPLPWDHIDTGIDKNWLKEDLQRALAAAIVPDCSFEGCSHCGVCGTDFGHNVVIESPVIPQFAGDFVPNTTKAQRLRVWFGKQGNMALVSHLDLIRLFDRVVRRAGLPIAFTGGFHPMPRISVATALALGATSSGEIADFELTVPVDIDTFREELVREMPTDIPIYNVEQIDLKTPAATQLLETAEYLITVAALEETTPIQWQNWIDTIKAKDELWYEHTTKSGKSQLINLRDRLFELELVETHKGIAESISVIRYVGSYRQDGFLLRPEQILFMLGIVGSGEFQLLHIHRNRLILAV; this is translated from the coding sequence GTGACTGTTGCAGTTGAGAAATTAATAACATCGGATATTTTAAAACCAGGGCGTTACCTTGGTAATGAGCGTTTAGCAGTACACAAAGCTTGGGATAAGACAGCAATACGCTGGGTCTTAACCTACCCGGAAGTATATGAAGTCGGTGCATCTAATTTAGGGCACATTATCCTATACAACATCTTGAATGCCCAACCGCGTCAATTGTGCGATCGCGCCTACCTCCCAGGAAAAGACCTGGCAGCCAAACTACGCGAAACTAATACGCCATTGTTTGCGGTAGAGTCAAAGCGATCGCTCACAGAATTTGACATTTTAGGCTTTAGCCTCAGTTACGAACTGGGTGCAACTAATATCTTAGAAATGTTGGATCTGGCTGGAATTCCATTGACGTGGAGAGAAAGGCAAAAAGCTGTGGAAGCAGGGGGAGAATTTACGAATCTCCAATCTCAGTTTCCGTTGATTTTTGCTGGTGGGCAAACAGCAACATCGAATCCTGAGCCTTACGCTGACTTTTTCGACTTTATCGCCCTTGGGGATGGAGAGGAACTGCTCCCAGAAATTGGTTTGGTATTGGAAGAAGGTAAACAAGCAGGATTAAGTCGGGAAAATCTGTTACTGGATTTGGCACAGATACCAGGCGTATATGTGCCTCAGTTTTACGACATGGCAGAAGATGGCTCAGTTCATCCTCGTCGCTCTGACGTACCAAAACGAATTTTGCGACGGGTGGCAACCCCCATACCAGCATATTCCATTGGGTTAGTTCCTTATGTAGAAACGGTGCATGACCGTTTGACAATTGAGATTCGGCGTGGTTGCACTCGTGGCTGTCGCTTCTGTCAACCAGGAATGCTGACTCGGCCAGCACGGGATGTAGAACCCGATAAGGTTGTAGAAGCAATTGAACAGGGAATGCGGGCAACTGGTTACAATGAGTTTTCCCTATTATCTCTGAGTTGTTCTGATTATTTATCCCTACCAGCAGTAGGGATGGAAATCAAGAATCGCTTAAAAAATGAAAATATTTCTCTGACTCTACCAAGCCAACGGGTAGACAGATTTGATGAGAATATTGCCAACATCCTTGGAGGTACACGGCAAGGTGGACTAACTTTTGCTCCAGAAGCTGGAACTCAGCGGATGCGAGACATCGTAAATAAAGGTTTGACGAATGAAGAATTGTTGCGGGGAGTAAAAACCGCTTGGGAGCAAGGCTGGGATAAAATCAAGTTGTATTTTATGATTGGCTTGCCAGGTGAGACGGATGTTGATGTTTTGGGCATAGCGGAAACAGTCAGCTGGCTACAGCGAGAATGCCGAGGCAAAGGTAGAAAACCCCTGAACTTTAACCTGACAATTTCTAACTTTACGCCCAAGCCCCATACACCATTCCAGTGGCACTCAGTTTCTACCACCGAATTTAAGCGCAAACAAAACCTGTTGCGGCAAGAATTCCGCCGGATGAAGGGAATGAAGGTAAATTTTACCGATGTCCGCATTTCGGCAATGGAAGATTTTGTGGGACGAGGCGATCGCAATTTGAGCAAAGTAGTCCGCCGCGCCTGGGAATTGGGTGCAGGGATGGATTCCTGGTATGAAAATTTAGATCAGGCTTTTAGCGCTTGGGGAGATGCCATCGCCGGGGCCGATCTAGATTGGAAATACCGCCAAGTAGAAAATGGCGAATGGAATTTGTTTCACGCACAAGAGCAGAACAAATCGCCAGATGCGGAAAATGCCCAATTCCTCAATCCTCACTCCCTAGATACTCCCCTACCTTGGGATCATATTGATACCGGAATTGATAAAAACTGGCTCAAAGAAGACTTGCAACGTGCCTTAGCAGCCGCAATTGTACCCGACTGCTCTTTTGAAGGTTGTTCTCACTGTGGCGTATGTGGAACCGATTTTGGCCATAACGTCGTGATTGAATCACCTGTTATCCCACAATTCGCTGGCGATTTTGTTCCCAACACAACCAAGGCACAACGACTCCGAGTTTGGTTTGGAAAACAGGGTAATATGGCTTTGGTAAGCCACCTAGATTTAATCCGTCTGTTTGACCGAGTTGTGCGGCGAGCAGGCTTGCCTATTGCTTTCACTGGTGGGTTTCATCCAATGCCACGAATTTCTGTAGCAACCGCTTTGGCTCTAGGTGCTACTAGTAGCGGTGAAATTGCGGATTTTGAGTTAACTGTACCAGTGGACATCGATACTTTTCGAGAAGAATTGGTTCGGGAAATGCCCACAGACATACCTATATATAATGTGGAGCAGATAGATTTAAAAACTCCAGCAGCTACTCAACTGCTAGAAACCGCAGAATATTTAATTACCGTAGCAGCACTTGAAGAAACAACACCTATACAATGGCAAAACTGGATTGATACCATCAAAGCAAAAGATGAGCTTTGGTACGAGCATACAACAAAGTCAGGCAAGAGCCAGTTAATAAATCTGCGCGATCGCTTATTTGAACTGGAATTAGTAGAAACCCACAAAGGCATTGCAGAATCTATATCTGTTATCCGTTATGTAGGTAGCTATCGCCAAGATGGTTTTCTATTGCGTCCTGAACAAATCCTGTTTATGCTAGGGATAGTGGGGAGTGGAGAATTTCAACTCCTGCACATCCACCGCAATCGGCTAATTTTAGCGGTATAA
- a CDS encoding STAS domain-containing protein — MQAVLNYPKIAVIRPQGYLNATNALEFERDMTTALTQNVISILVVDLAAVESLDSAGLMALLSIHKLALSLGRGFQLCAVAPSIRIIFELTQLDRVFEILDGEVELAPT, encoded by the coding sequence ATGCAAGCAGTGCTTAACTATCCCAAAATTGCAGTCATTCGCCCCCAAGGGTATTTGAATGCTACAAACGCCTTGGAATTTGAACGAGATATGACCACAGCGTTGACACAAAATGTTATTTCCATCTTGGTAGTAGACCTCGCAGCAGTAGAATCGTTAGACAGCGCGGGGTTGATGGCATTGTTATCTATACACAAGCTGGCTCTTAGTTTAGGAAGGGGTTTTCAACTTTGTGCTGTTGCTCCGTCAATTAGAATTATTTTTGAACTAACGCAACTCGATAGAGTGTTTGAAATATTGGATGGTGAAGTTGAATTAGCCCCAACATAA
- the clpS gene encoding ATP-dependent Clp protease adapter ClpS, producing the protein MSVETIEKPSTIRKLAPRYRVLLHNDDYNSMEHVVQSLIATVPSLTQPQAVSIMMEAHTNGLALVITCALEHAEFYCETLISHGLSSTIEPDE; encoded by the coding sequence GTGTCAGTTGAAACTATTGAAAAGCCTTCCACAATTCGTAAGCTAGCGCCTCGGTATCGCGTTTTGCTCCATAACGATGACTATAACTCTATGGAGCATGTTGTGCAGTCACTAATCGCCACTGTACCAAGCCTTACCCAACCCCAGGCTGTTAGCATCATGATGGAAGCCCATACTAACGGGCTAGCTTTAGTCATTACTTGCGCTCTGGAACACGCTGAGTTCTATTGCGAAACATTGATAAGTCACGGTTTAAGTAGCACGATTGAACCTGACGAATAG
- a CDS encoding type II CAAX endopeptidase family protein, with protein MKKNLVRLAEHPAPIRLGCFILTLLLLWLPLAAPIYLLVDDSNLESILTLVLLYGIFIFLLRLWGKYVYQQPQILRHYGLEFTRQNGVDLLRGLALGIINILILFGVESLLGWLVWQQPKVFFVKVVLEGLLVGLGVGFAEELLFRGWLLDELQRDYSPRVALWTDATAFATLHFIKPLEAIIHTLPQFPALVLLGLTQVWGKRWRRGRLGFPIGLHGGLVWGYYIINVGELVKYSGQVPDLVTGVNNNPLQGLMGVLLMSVLALGIRGRTVKN; from the coding sequence ATGAAAAAAAACCTTGTCCGTTTAGCTGAACACCCTGCCCCTATTAGGCTGGGTTGTTTTATTTTGACTTTATTGTTGCTATGGTTGCCATTAGCTGCACCAATATACTTACTAGTGGATGATTCAAACTTAGAAAGTATATTGACATTGGTATTGTTATATGGAATATTTATTTTCCTCCTGAGACTATGGGGTAAATATGTCTACCAACAGCCCCAAATTCTACGGCATTATGGCTTAGAATTCACGCGACAAAACGGTGTGGATTTGCTGCGTGGCTTGGCTCTAGGGATAATTAATATTCTGATACTTTTTGGGGTAGAAAGTTTGTTGGGTTGGTTGGTGTGGCAACAACCGAAAGTTTTTTTTGTGAAAGTTGTTTTAGAGGGTTTACTTGTTGGCTTAGGTGTTGGATTTGCTGAGGAATTGTTATTCCGAGGCTGGTTGCTAGATGAACTACAACGAGATTACAGTCCTCGTGTCGCACTGTGGACAGATGCAACTGCCTTTGCTACATTGCACTTTATTAAACCCTTGGAGGCAATTATTCATACACTGCCGCAATTTCCAGCTTTAGTACTGCTGGGGTTAACGCAAGTATGGGGAAAGCGTTGGCGGAGGGGACGCTTGGGTTTTCCAATTGGGTTACATGGTGGTTTAGTTTGGGGTTACTACATTATTAATGTTGGGGAATTAGTCAAATATTCTGGTCAAGTTCCTGATTTGGTAACTGGTGTGAATAATAATCCCCTGCAAGGATTGATGGGAGTGTTGTTAATGAGTGTACTAGCTTTGGGGATACGAGGGCGAACAGTGAAAAATTAA
- a CDS encoding S1 RNA-binding domain-containing protein produces the protein MSFSLESFQLGDIITGKIIKIEPTGVLVDFYTHQLAYVPLLELSLNEIQSPEEAVQLNEIREFLVVGNYDGEHDIFFSHCSSETLKDSDRLYEVTLDLASKKCGHSISREDLIVHTKIRDVHGSGVSATIQWFLCSQEHPPTVYFSIRKLEMRKAWERVRQLQTEDVTVYGKILKKTSRGALVKIEGLRGTVLTYVDKHREELIVGEEFPLNIIKVREDCNHVVLLNRSVSIRLRQLQVGQLVSGTIRRIKDYGVFVDIGDLYALLPTSKMFHPSVDHPNQFFKINHHLKANIIKIDPENGQVVLESCESSA, from the coding sequence ATGAGCTTTAGTTTAGAGAGCTTTCAACTCGGCGATATAATTACTGGAAAAATCATTAAGATCGAGCCTACAGGTGTTTTAGTTGATTTTTATACACACCAACTAGCTTATGTTCCACTCCTAGAGCTATCACTCAATGAGATTCAGTCCCCAGAAGAAGCTGTGCAACTTAATGAAATCCGAGAATTTCTAGTTGTAGGAAATTACGATGGCGAACACGATATTTTCTTCTCGCATTGTTCATCTGAGACACTGAAAGATAGCGATCGCTTGTACGAGGTTACATTGGATCTGGCTTCTAAAAAATGTGGTCATTCCATAAGTAGAGAAGACCTGATCGTACACACCAAAATTCGTGATGTTCACGGAAGCGGAGTATCAGCAACTATTCAGTGGTTCTTGTGTTCTCAAGAGCATCCACCAACGGTTTATTTTTCAATTCGTAAACTAGAGATGCGAAAAGCATGGGAACGGGTACGGCAATTGCAGACTGAGGACGTAACAGTATATGGAAAAATCCTTAAAAAGACTTCGAGGGGTGCATTAGTGAAAATTGAGGGTTTGCGTGGGACAGTTCTTACTTATGTTGATAAGCATAGGGAGGAATTGATAGTAGGGGAGGAATTTCCACTCAATATTATAAAAGTGAGAGAGGACTGTAATCATGTAGTACTACTAAATCGCTCTGTTTCAATTAGACTCAGACAGTTGCAGGTTGGTCAGCTTGTTAGCGGCACTATACGGCGTATTAAAGACTATGGTGTGTTTGTTGATATTGGAGATTTATATGCCTTGTTACCGACCTCAAAAATGTTCCATCCATCTGTTGACCATCCAAACCAATTCTTCAAAATTAATCACCATTTAAAGGCAAATATCATCAAAATAGATCCTGAAAACGGTCAAGTTGTTCTAGAGAGTTGTGAGAGTTCGGCATAG
- a CDS encoding transposase translates to MKKIPQTDAIFENVFRENQASDENHKSLRVSIDTKAKVKIGNLSRGGKARTLEAKAADDHDTQWQEVLVPFGILNTHSQQLSIYFGQSAETSDFIVDCLTAWWHENQHNYLELDEWVIDLDGGAATRSDRTQFIKRMVELSDAINLRIRLIYYPPYHSKYNPIERCWATLENYWNGAILDSVETALHWASNMTWKGIAPIVHLVETTYEKGIKVLSQELEQYQPFWQRSETLPKWDITIVPV, encoded by the coding sequence TTGAAAAAGATTCCCCAAACAGATGCCATATTTGAGAATGTGTTCCGGGAGAATCAGGCATCAGATGAGAATCACAAATCGTTGAGAGTGTCTATTGATACTAAAGCCAAAGTGAAGATTGGGAACCTTTCTAGAGGTGGTAAAGCCCGGACACTGGAGGCAAAAGCCGCTGATGACCACGATACACAGTGGCAAGAAGTCTTAGTTCCATTTGGTATTCTCAACACACACAGCCAGCAGCTATCAATTTACTTCGGTCAGTCGGCTGAAACTAGTGATTTTATTGTCGATTGTTTAACCGCTTGGTGGCATGAGAATCAACACAATTACCTTGAGCTTGATGAATGGGTGATTGATCTCGATGGCGGTGCGGCGACTCGCAGTGACCGCACACAATTTATCAAACGCATGGTTGAACTGTCTGATGCGATTAATTTAAGAATCCGACTGATTTACTATCCTCCCTACCATAGCAAGTACAATCCGATAGAACGGTGTTGGGCTACTTTAGAAAACTATTGGAATGGCGCGATTTTAGATTCTGTTGAAACCGCACTACATTGGGCTTCTAATATGACTTGGAAAGGTATTGCACCCATTGTACATCTGGTTGAAACCACCTATGAAAAAGGAATTAAGGTTCTTTCACAAGAGTTAGAACAATATCAACCTTTCTGGCAACGTTCTGAAACATTACCCAAATGGGATATCACGATTGTCCCAGTTTGA
- a CDS encoding pentapeptide repeat-containing protein — protein sequence MNIEAIRLGKLKQLPGANLEDEELSRLDLSRINLAGATLVGTNFAASKLEGGHLEGANLMGANLQETDLRANLMGANLMQADLTGADLRGSNLRGANLMGARLSDVSLVGAFLSGANLMNVNLQGVDLRGADLRGANLTGANLKGADLSRADLQGALLSEANLEEADLRGANLAGANLTGANLLCAELEGANLSGVNLNKACVVGTVVETLA from the coding sequence ATGAATATTGAAGCCATTAGATTAGGAAAACTCAAACAACTTCCAGGGGCAAATTTAGAAGACGAGGAACTCTCCCGACTGGATTTAAGCCGGATTAATCTTGCTGGTGCTACCCTTGTCGGCACTAATTTCGCTGCTTCCAAACTCGAAGGTGGGCATTTAGAAGGGGCGAACCTCATGGGAGCGAACCTCCAAGAAACTGACTTGCGGGCGAATTTGATGGGAGCAAACCTGATGCAAGCAGATTTAACGGGTGCTGACTTGCGGGGTAGTAATTTGCGTGGCGCTAACTTGATGGGAGCAAGACTCAGTGATGTGTCATTGGTGGGTGCTTTCTTGAGTGGTGCTAATTTGATGAACGTCAACTTACAAGGCGTTGATTTGCGCGGTGCTGACTTGCGCGGTGCAAACCTGACTGGGGCAAATCTCAAAGGTGCAGATTTGAGTCGCGCCGATTTGCAAGGGGCTTTATTGAGTGAAGCAAACCTGGAAGAAGCTGATTTACGGGGGGCGAATTTGGCAGGGGCGAATTTGACAGGAGCTAATTTACTTTGTGCAGAGTTAGAAGGTGCAAATTTGAGCGGCGTTAATTTGAATAAAGCTTGTGTGGTGGGTACTGTGGTTGAGACTCTTGCGTAA
- a CDS encoding DICT sensory domain-containing protein, whose protein sequence is MLEGSILQKLETAHRHTTRPIRFGVYYKNTLVALCHALEDHILTDDGTPLVITAFQQGKWYLQEAERYADIAHRSRQIAIMAASESGFAEHPTSQLPNVDLVGLDAGDPVEQEWHLIILSPKYTAMVICQELSEADYGSAGVPTSDLERKFYGLWTFEPELVQETAEIAIAHIKKYNPELAQKLTADKQQIVPSMDRSQNLGAVVSRVVDYLQTGQDNLSIPTASHQQTLDRNLVSNEIQAFLRMAQLMDMADVNNPMAAAEVVVLAEAIGQLLDLPAWQIKRLRLAALLHRIDPLQKAESVLTDGISTRYQEDAPSCPLTCPLVPGAQVLRTMPRLRAVAQIITHQSEWWNGTGEPAGLAGDEIPLESRILALLADFQWRVNQLKSSNQSREQIFTQALDECKQQQSNRFDPKLVDTLTLLVMGLQQGLDLPIMTPKFSAGIWILDSQWDSHSKISEEIGSYFT, encoded by the coding sequence ATGTTAGAAGGTTCAATCTTACAAAAGCTAGAAACAGCCCATCGCCATACCACCAGGCCAATTCGATTCGGTGTTTACTACAAAAATACCCTAGTTGCCCTGTGCCACGCTTTAGAAGATCATATCTTAACAGATGACGGTACACCCCTAGTGATCACAGCCTTTCAACAGGGGAAATGGTATCTACAAGAAGCTGAACGATATGCAGACATCGCCCATCGTAGCCGCCAAATTGCCATTATGGCCGCCTCTGAATCTGGCTTTGCTGAACATCCTACCAGCCAGCTACCCAATGTAGACTTAGTAGGCTTAGATGCAGGCGATCCAGTTGAACAGGAGTGGCACTTAATTATTTTATCGCCTAAATACACAGCAATGGTAATTTGTCAAGAATTATCAGAAGCTGATTATGGCAGCGCTGGAGTACCGACATCGGACTTAGAGCGCAAATTCTATGGTTTGTGGACATTTGAGCCGGAGTTAGTCCAAGAGACAGCAGAAATAGCGATCGCTCACATCAAAAAATACAACCCAGAACTGGCCCAAAAACTCACAGCCGACAAACAACAAATTGTCCCGTCAATGGACAGATCCCAAAATTTAGGTGCAGTTGTCTCCCGTGTAGTAGATTACCTCCAGACTGGGCAAGATAATTTATCCATCCCAACAGCGTCTCACCAACAAACGCTAGATCGCAACTTGGTTTCTAACGAAATCCAAGCCTTTTTGCGAATGGCGCAACTGATGGATATGGCAGATGTGAACAATCCAATGGCAGCTGCGGAAGTAGTAGTTCTTGCTGAAGCGATCGGCCAGCTTTTGGATCTTCCCGCCTGGCAGATTAAAAGATTGCGCTTGGCGGCTTTGTTACATCGCATAGATCCGTTACAAAAAGCAGAAAGCGTTCTCACAGATGGTATATCCACACGCTACCAAGAAGATGCTCCCAGTTGTCCTTTAACTTGTCCCTTAGTACCAGGGGCACAAGTATTGCGAACTATGCCAAGATTACGAGCCGTTGCCCAAATTATTACTCACCAAAGCGAGTGGTGGAATGGCACAGGGGAACCAGCAGGTTTAGCTGGAGATGAAATTCCCCTAGAGTCGAGGATTTTGGCATTATTGGCAGACTTTCAGTGGCGAGTTAATCAGCTAAAATCGTCAAATCAAAGCCGGGAACAGATATTTACTCAAGCATTAGATGAGTGCAAACAGCAACAATCTAACCGCTTTGACCCTAAACTTGTAGATACCCTAACTTTATTAGTTATGGGTTTACAACAGGGACTCGACTTACCCATCATGACACCCAAATTTAGCGCCGGTATCTGGATACTTGATTCCCAATGGGATAGCCACAGCAAGATCAGTGAAGAGATTGGTAGTTACTTTACATGA
- a CDS encoding photosystem II high light acclimation radical SAM protein: MEVKTQMMENRILYVRLPCNPIFPIGVVYLSDHVHKQFPNIAQRIFDLGTVPPLDYNSALDRCIDEFKPTLLVFSWRDIQIYAPVGGRGGNPLQNAFEFYYAKNPLLKLRGGLGGLRIFIAYYVELWRNQGLIKRGLKRAQKYNSNARVVVGGGAVSVFYEQLGKSLPQGTIISVGEGETLLEKLLSGKDFRDERCYVAGETQPRKRLIHEQPTPLEKTACNYDYIETIWPEFNFYLQEEDFYIGVQTKRGCPHNCCYCVYTVVEGKQVRINPADEVVAEMRQLYDRGIRNFWFTDAQFIPARKFIDDAIELLQKIVDSGMTDIHWAAYIRADNLTPELCDLMAKTGMNYFEIGITSGSQELVRKMRMGYNLRTVLQNCRDLKAAGFNDLVSVNYSFNVIDERPETIRQTIAYHRELERIFGADKVEPAIFFIGLQPHTHLEEYAFKEGILKPGYDPMSLMPWTAKKLLWNPEPLGSFFGEVCLQAWQQNPNDFGREVMKILEEKLGCADLEAALSAPIETKEKQLAGIS, translated from the coding sequence ATGGAAGTCAAAACACAAATGATGGAAAATCGAATTCTTTACGTTCGCCTTCCTTGTAACCCCATCTTTCCTATTGGGGTTGTCTACTTGAGCGATCATGTCCATAAGCAGTTTCCTAATATTGCACAGCGCATCTTCGATTTAGGAACGGTGCCACCTTTAGACTACAATTCTGCTTTGGATCGCTGTATCGATGAATTTAAACCGACACTGCTAGTATTTTCTTGGCGGGATATTCAAATTTATGCCCCAGTTGGTGGGCGTGGTGGCAACCCACTGCAAAACGCCTTTGAATTTTACTACGCGAAGAATCCTCTATTAAAACTACGTGGCGGATTGGGCGGTTTACGAATCTTCATCGCTTACTATGTAGAGTTATGGCGAAACCAGGGCTTAATCAAACGCGGTTTAAAGCGTGCCCAAAAATATAATTCTAATGCCCGTGTCGTTGTCGGTGGTGGTGCAGTTAGCGTATTTTACGAACAATTGGGTAAAAGCTTACCCCAAGGGACAATTATTTCTGTGGGCGAAGGCGAAACTCTGCTGGAAAAACTTTTAAGTGGCAAAGATTTTCGAGATGAACGCTGTTACGTTGCGGGAGAAACGCAACCACGAAAACGACTGATTCACGAACAACCTACCCCACTAGAAAAAACAGCTTGTAACTACGACTATATCGAAACCATCTGGCCGGAATTTAACTTTTACCTGCAAGAAGAAGACTTTTATATAGGTGTACAAACTAAGCGTGGTTGTCCCCACAACTGTTGTTATTGCGTCTATACGGTTGTCGAAGGCAAACAAGTACGCATCAACCCAGCAGATGAAGTAGTTGCTGAGATGCGCCAATTATACGATCGCGGCATTCGCAACTTTTGGTTTACCGATGCCCAATTTATCCCAGCACGAAAATTTATCGACGATGCCATAGAACTCTTGCAAAAAATCGTCGATTCTGGTATGACAGATATCCACTGGGCAGCATATATCAGAGCCGACAATTTGACACCCGAATTGTGCGACTTGATGGCGAAAACCGGGATGAATTACTTTGAAATCGGGATTACCAGTGGTTCTCAAGAACTCGTGCGGAAAATGCGGATGGGGTACAACCTGCGAACCGTCTTGCAAAACTGCCGTGACTTAAAAGCAGCTGGTTTCAATGACTTAGTTTCCGTCAACTACTCCTTTAACGTTATTGACGAACGTCCCGAAACCATCCGCCAAACCATCGCCTACCACCGCGAACTAGAACGAATTTTTGGTGCTGATAAAGTTGAACCTGCTATCTTTTTTATTGGGCTGCAACCTCATACCCATTTAGAAGAATACGCTTTCAAAGAAGGCATCCTCAAACCAGGGTATGATCCAATGAGTTTGATGCCGTGGACAGCCAAAAAACTTCTCTGGAATCCCGAACCCCTTGGTTCATTCTTCGGCGAAGTCTGCTTGCAAGCTTGGCAACAAAACCCCAACGATTTCGGACGCGAAGTCATGAAAATCTTAGAAGAAAAACTGGGTTGTGCCGACTTAGAAGCAGCACTTTCCGCACCAATAGAAACGAAAGAAAAACAGTTAGCGGGTATATCCTAG
- a CDS encoding DUF1830 domain-containing protein — protein MAQILDPLPPEQSGKILCCYINATSKIQVARICNIPNWYFERVVFPGQRLVFEAPRKGQLEIHTGMMASAILSDKIPCDRLMLEETSTHEFDTDSLSGKDPINTKSLVQQINTNTGDSIKPLQVAL, from the coding sequence ATGGCTCAAATATTAGATCCTCTACCACCTGAGCAATCGGGAAAAATTCTCTGCTGCTACATTAATGCCACGAGCAAAATACAGGTGGCTCGCATCTGCAATATTCCCAACTGGTACTTTGAAAGGGTTGTTTTCCCTGGACAACGTTTAGTTTTTGAAGCTCCACGAAAAGGTCAATTGGAGATTCATACAGGGATGATGGCAAGTGCAATTTTATCCGATAAGATTCCGTGCGATCGCCTGATGCTCGAAGAAACCAGTACTCATGAGTTTGATACAGACTCATTATCTGGAAAAGACCCTATTAATACCAAATCATTGGTGCAGCAAATTAATACAAACACTGGAGATAGTATAAAACCCTTACAAGTCGCTCTTTAG
- a CDS encoding DUF4079 domain-containing protein: MNLPSFLWLWKIAAWSMGLSLLAYLMLAITGVLMFRARTSQQFPFITPFMGGNKGVRSLHYTMGISMVSLVLLLLAIGIVGTLGHFGSLGHSSHLVAGLIVVALVLLSAFSATQISARRSWARPLHIGVNIILFIGFAWVSLTGWIVVQKYLP; encoded by the coding sequence ATGAATCTGCCTTCATTTCTTTGGTTGTGGAAAATAGCGGCCTGGTCGATGGGTTTGTCCCTACTAGCATATCTGATGTTAGCAATCACCGGCGTTTTAATGTTTCGAGCGAGAACTTCGCAGCAATTTCCTTTTATTACGCCATTTATGGGCGGAAATAAAGGGGTGCGATCGCTCCACTATACAATGGGTATCAGCATGGTAAGCTTAGTGCTACTATTGCTGGCTATCGGTATTGTTGGCACTTTAGGGCACTTTGGTTCTTTAGGTCACTCCTCACATTTAGTTGCGGGATTGATAGTGGTAGCATTAGTTTTACTGTCTGCTTTCAGCGCCACGCAAATTAGTGCCAGACGGTCTTGGGCTAGACCCTTACATATCGGCGTAAATATTATTCTGTTTATAGGATTTGCCTGGGTATCCCTGACTGGTTGGATTGTAGTGCAAAAGTATTTACCTTAA